One genomic window of Bartonella sp. HY038 includes the following:
- a CDS encoding phage portal protein, whose translation MQQEKPRIRVKAGSQKLDLEKRNTPKAGYLRGEPGFAQSIGLFKGTPALRDRADDISVAWYAANARANDATMNSGWIAGVVEQIVTSMIGSGLRLNAKPDLTFLKWNEKEASDWARLVETRWEIWASQPYECDLAGRYTMAQLEAAAIRQWIATGEILAQVKEVNREGAQSLTKVRLMPSHWLSQKNSASQDLQDGVYTNKDGLPIAYAFKVKDGYGVEREERREARDQYGRPRIIHIFDGSAGQLRGITPLAPALKIVRQYDQLADATLTAAMIHAIFAATIESDYPTNEVMQALQGESEIIEGGEDALDVLLDKKMAWYQNVNIDLGRHGKIAHLLTGEKLKLHASEHPNSTYEAFSNFLLREVAACLGVMPSDLTGDFRGDTYSSVRMGIAKKWPLMEYRRRHLPGRFAQTVYSAWLEEEIDAGRIPLPGGIDTFVKNRTALTRSDWRGPPKPQADDYKAARAHETWYKMGVISQEMICNDLGVDHEDVHEQLAREKASRINKGLSEPLANNTAPSLVDEIED comes from the coding sequence ATGCAACAAGAAAAGCCAAGAATCCGTGTTAAAGCAGGCTCACAAAAGCTTGACTTAGAAAAAAGAAACACGCCAAAGGCGGGCTATTTGCGCGGTGAACCCGGCTTTGCCCAGTCAATTGGTTTATTTAAAGGCACACCTGCCTTGCGTGATCGCGCTGATGATATTTCAGTTGCTTGGTATGCAGCCAATGCACGCGCTAATGATGCGACAATGAATAGCGGCTGGATTGCTGGTGTTGTGGAACAAATCGTTACATCAATGATTGGCTCCGGCTTGCGCTTAAATGCCAAGCCAGACCTTACATTTTTAAAATGGAACGAAAAAGAAGCGTCTGACTGGGCACGACTTGTTGAAACCAGATGGGAAATATGGGCTTCGCAACCTTATGAGTGTGACCTTGCTGGCCGCTATACCATGGCGCAGTTGGAAGCCGCTGCTATCAGGCAGTGGATCGCCACGGGTGAAATATTAGCCCAAGTCAAAGAAGTAAACCGCGAAGGCGCGCAAAGCCTCACCAAAGTACGACTTATGCCAAGCCATTGGCTATCGCAAAAAAATAGTGCCAGTCAAGACTTACAAGATGGTGTTTATACAAACAAAGACGGCCTGCCCATTGCCTATGCTTTTAAAGTAAAAGATGGCTATGGCGTGGAGCGTGAGGAACGTCGTGAAGCGCGTGATCAATATGGCCGCCCGCGCATTATCCATATTTTTGATGGTTCTGCAGGGCAGTTACGCGGTATTACACCATTGGCGCCAGCCTTAAAGATTGTTCGCCAATATGACCAACTGGCTGATGCAACCTTAACCGCCGCCATGATCCATGCAATTTTTGCCGCAACAATTGAAAGTGATTATCCCACCAATGAAGTCATGCAGGCACTGCAAGGCGAAAGTGAAATTATAGAGGGCGGCGAAGATGCTTTAGACGTGCTGCTTGATAAAAAAATGGCGTGGTATCAAAATGTTAATATTGATCTAGGCCGCCACGGCAAGATTGCTCATCTTTTAACTGGTGAAAAATTAAAGCTGCATGCAAGTGAACATCCAAACTCAACCTATGAAGCTTTTTCAAATTTTCTATTGCGTGAAGTTGCAGCTTGCCTTGGTGTTATGCCGTCCGATTTAACTGGTGACTTTCGTGGTGACACCTATTCATCGGTGCGCATGGGTATCGCCAAAAAATGGCCGTTAATGGAATATCGCCGCCGCCATTTACCTGGTCGTTTTGCACAAACCGTTTATAGCGCATGGCTAGAGGAAGAAATTGACGCAGGGCGCATTCCATTGCCGGGCGGCATTGATACATTTGTTAAAAACCGCACCGCTTTAACACGCAGCGATTGGCGCGGCCCACCAAAGCCGCAAGCCGATGATTATAAGGCCGCCCGTGCCCATGAGACTTGGTACAAAATGGGCGTTATCAGCCAAGAAATGATTTGTAATGATCTTGGGGTGGACCATGAAGATGTGCATGAGCAACTGGCACGCGAAAAAGCAAGCCGTATCAATAAGGGCTTAAGTGAGCCTTTAGCCAACAATACAGCGCCAAGCTTAGTTGACGAAATAGAGGATTAA
- the gpW gene encoding gpW family head-tail joining protein: MASLFDGIDMSDPCSVWPKMQNALDRLLVGEKVVRSRFGEDEVQFTAINIASLKARIAELKAECMAKQTRRPRRHAISTGWRSY; this comes from the coding sequence ATGGCATCACTTTTTGATGGCATTGATATGTCTGACCCCTGCTCAGTTTGGCCAAAAATGCAAAATGCGCTTGACCGCTTACTGGTTGGTGAAAAAGTCGTACGCAGCCGCTTTGGTGAAGATGAAGTGCAATTTACGGCGATTAATATCGCTTCCCTCAAAGCGCGGATCGCTGAGCTAAAAGCAGAATGTATGGCAAAGCAAACACGCCGCCCACGTCGTCATGCTATTAGCACCGGTTGGCGCTCTTATTAG
- a CDS encoding S49 family peptidase translates to MTQFLHIAERILNRPLLLTPDKAQVILSVITNRSSLPVASRFDGEPIARDEEGGVIGKPYSVTQNGIAIISILGSLVNRGAWIGAQSGLISYEGLAHQIKTAMNDDKVQSVVLDIQSPGGEAVGCFELVSQVRQLSLKKKVIAVVNGMACSAAYAIASAASEIVTTETGVCGSIGVVLLHTDFSRQLDLNGITPTLIHAGEHKADGNSLEPLTDTVKADLQAEVDMLYGLFLKHVAKGRGSRLTISAAKRTEARTFIGEAAIEAGLADRLGTFDTVIDELSRIKTVNPAKAHQVQKGRNLMDDQTNPTLSSGAQADNQMSLEAHNQALAKARQEGEAMGEKKVMSRIEVITSADGIKGNAKRLVAALELACQSPTMEASSVVNFVANNIGMEASSAALANRQNNDSTSDKIFNATAATSAASSAPLTAIAQQINGGKHA, encoded by the coding sequence ATGACACAATTTTTACATATTGCTGAGCGCATTTTAAATCGACCGCTATTGCTCACCCCAGATAAAGCGCAAGTTATTTTATCAGTAATAACAAATCGATCAAGCCTACCTGTAGCAAGCAGATTTGACGGAGAGCCAATTGCGCGTGACGAGGAAGGGGGCGTCATTGGTAAACCCTATAGCGTTACGCAAAACGGTATAGCTATTATTTCCATTTTAGGCTCACTGGTTAATCGCGGTGCATGGATTGGTGCTCAATCTGGACTTATTTCTTATGAAGGATTAGCGCACCAAATTAAAACCGCTATGAATGATGACAAGGTGCAATCTGTTGTGCTTGATATTCAATCGCCCGGTGGTGAAGCAGTCGGCTGTTTTGAGCTTGTTTCACAAGTAAGGCAGTTGTCACTTAAAAAGAAAGTCATTGCTGTTGTCAATGGCATGGCTTGTTCTGCCGCTTATGCTATCGCCTCCGCTGCAAGTGAAATTGTCACTACAGAAACGGGTGTCTGTGGCTCAATTGGTGTTGTGTTACTCCATACCGATTTTAGCCGGCAGCTTGATTTAAACGGCATAACGCCAACACTTATCCATGCAGGAGAGCATAAGGCAGACGGTAATTCGCTTGAGCCGCTAACCGATACGGTAAAAGCTGACCTGCAAGCTGAAGTTGATATGCTTTATGGGCTGTTTTTGAAGCATGTTGCCAAAGGTCGTGGCAGCCGCCTTACCATTTCCGCCGCTAAACGAACTGAAGCGCGCACCTTTATTGGTGAAGCCGCTATTGAAGCGGGGCTTGCTGATCGTCTTGGCACTTTTGACACCGTTATAGACGAATTATCACGTATTAAAACAGTGAACCCAGCCAAAGCACATCAAGTCCAAAAAGGGAGAAATCTAATGGACGATCAAACCAACCCCACCTTGAGCAGTGGCGCACAAGCTGATAATCAAATGTCGCTTGAGGCGCATAATCAAGCGCTCGCAAAAGCTCGTCAAGAAGGCGAAGCAATGGGCGAGAAAAAAGTCATGAGCCGCATTGAAGTAATTACCTCAGCCGATGGCATTAAAGGCAATGCAAAGCGTCTTGTTGCCGCCCTTGAGCTTGCTTGCCAATCACCAACTATGGAAGCAAGCTCGGTCGTCAATTTTGTTGCAAACAATATTGGGATGGAGGCATCATCTGCCGCCCTCGCCAATCGCCAAAACAATGATAGTACTAGCGATAAAATATTTAACGCTACAGCTGCAACATCGGCTGCAAGCTCTGCGCCACTCACTGCAATTGCACAGCAAATAAATGGAGGCAAGCATGCCTGA
- a CDS encoding major capsid protein, whose translation MDPLFNTADLCGVVATVRVAPSFFLDRYFRSAPKFSTQENIIFDEILEGLPVMAPFVSPLVAAKPQQRAGFTVKSFKPAYVKPKHQIKPSDFVSRLPGEALTGELSIEERRNREIVRLIAEQKRQIYARWEWMAAQAIINGKVEVSGEDYPAQIVDFGRDKNNEIIISADAQKWINENVDIDGLLEDWSLQLLTKSGYAGTDLIMSPEVWKSFRKNKGVLRNADLRRGITSMPDLQPKIAQDSVRYVGQYGEFSLYVYAGRFRDQDGNETRALLAGEVILTAAPNDDGQGGAHGVKVFGAIQDVQAGLVATDIFPKSWIQQDPSAEYIMSQSAPLMVPGRPNATLKATVL comes from the coding sequence ATGGATCCGCTTTTTAATACGGCTGACCTTTGCGGTGTGGTAGCAACTGTGCGGGTAGCACCAAGTTTCTTTCTTGACCGTTATTTTCGCAGCGCGCCTAAATTCTCAACCCAAGAAAACATCATCTTTGATGAAATATTGGAAGGCTTGCCAGTGATGGCGCCCTTTGTGTCGCCACTTGTTGCAGCTAAGCCGCAACAGCGCGCTGGCTTCACTGTGAAATCCTTTAAACCTGCTTATGTGAAGCCAAAGCATCAAATCAAGCCAAGTGATTTTGTGAGCCGCTTACCCGGTGAAGCTTTGACCGGTGAATTATCGATAGAAGAGCGCCGCAACCGAGAAATTGTCCGCCTTATCGCTGAGCAAAAGCGCCAGATTTATGCGCGTTGGGAATGGATGGCGGCACAAGCAATTATCAATGGTAAGGTTGAAGTCTCAGGTGAAGACTATCCAGCTCAAATTGTTGATTTCGGCCGTGATAAAAATAATGAAATCATTATTTCAGCGGATGCCCAAAAATGGATAAATGAAAATGTTGACATTGATGGCTTGCTAGAAGATTGGTCGCTGCAGCTTTTGACCAAAAGTGGATATGCGGGCACCGATCTCATCATGTCACCAGAAGTGTGGAAATCCTTCCGCAAAAATAAGGGCGTTTTGCGCAATGCTGATTTGCGCCGTGGCATTACCTCCATGCCTGATTTACAGCCAAAGATTGCGCAGGATAGCGTGCGCTATGTAGGGCAATATGGTGAATTTAGCCTTTACGTCTATGCTGGTCGTTTCCGCGATCAAGATGGCAATGAGACCCGTGCGTTACTAGCCGGCGAAGTGATTTTAACTGCTGCCCCTAATGATGACGGCCAAGGTGGTGCGCATGGGGTTAAAGTGTTTGGTGCGATCCAAGATGTGCAAGCAGGTCTTGTTGCCACTGATATTTTCCCAAAATCTTGGATCCAACAGGATCCATCGGCTGAATATATCATGTCGCAGTCGGCTCCCTTGATGGTACCGGGCCGTCCTAATGCAACGCTGAAAGCAACGGTGTTGTGA
- a CDS encoding phage baseplate assembly protein V, with amino-acid sequence MASGIAARIQQMENRIAEMERRDRNRKRTGTISEVDTKKGLARVELTGGDKPFLTDWVPWKEIAAGTTSTHIPPVKGQQVDVLSESGDLTDGVIEFAIHSNKNPRPHDGPQAVIQHGESRITLDESTINIETASNITVKCASEITLDTDLVHITNNLKVDGSFNVAGNTTVSGEVHFKGPSVRHNDKNIGDTHKHLGVQKGGSTTDVPE; translated from the coding sequence ATGGCATCTGGAATAGCGGCAAGAATCCAGCAGATGGAAAACCGCATTGCTGAAATGGAAAGACGCGACCGTAATCGTAAACGCACAGGTACCATAAGCGAAGTTGATACAAAAAAAGGCTTAGCACGGGTGGAATTGACAGGCGGTGATAAACCATTCTTAACCGACTGGGTACCGTGGAAAGAAATTGCAGCTGGTACCACATCAACCCATATCCCACCAGTTAAAGGCCAGCAAGTCGATGTTTTATCAGAAAGCGGTGATTTAACCGATGGCGTTATCGAATTTGCCATCCACTCCAACAAAAATCCACGCCCCCATGATGGCCCGCAAGCGGTTATTCAGCATGGGGAAAGTCGCATCACCCTTGATGAAAGCACTATCAATATAGAAACTGCGTCAAATATCACGGTAAAATGCGCCTCTGAAATAACCTTAGACACTGATCTTGTACATATAACCAATAATTTAAAGGTTGACGGCAGCTTTAATGTTGCAGGCAATACCACAGTTTCAGGTGAAGTTCATTTCAAAGGTCCATCTGTCCGCCATAATGATAAAAACATTGGCGACACACACAAGCACCTTGGTGTGCAAAAAGGTGGATCAACAACTGATGTTCCCGAATAA
- a CDS encoding GPW/gp25 family protein: protein MVGLGFGRNRIETLDGFDHVRQSLAILFSTPLNSRVMRRDFGCELQDLIDRPLSDQIILAAYSAIVTACALWEPRYQISNCSITNSNEAGQVAILLKGDYYPRGHLGDFSIVHKNMPVDIPFGIIR, encoded by the coding sequence ATGGTTGGGCTTGGCTTTGGCCGCAACCGGATTGAAACCTTGGATGGTTTTGACCACGTTCGGCAATCACTAGCAATTTTATTTTCAACTCCATTAAATAGCCGTGTGATGCGCCGTGATTTTGGTTGTGAACTGCAAGATTTGATTGATCGCCCACTTTCAGATCAAATCATATTGGCCGCCTATAGCGCGATTGTCACAGCATGTGCTCTTTGGGAGCCGCGCTATCAAATCAGCAATTGTTCAATCACGAATAGCAATGAGGCTGGGCAAGTCGCAATTTTACTTAAAGGTGATTATTACCCACGTGGTCATTTGGGTGATTTTAGCATTGTACATAAAAATATGCCCGTTGATATCCCGTTTGGAATAATAAGATGA
- a CDS encoding baseplate J/gp47 family protein, which yields MSRFIAPNLADLGDVPQTVPIDFEEIKQSRDDYLKAALKASGIDYDVTNLETDPLVIAYSEGGGYQEMKFRQRVNEAIRGLSLATALGGDLDHIGVTYAGGISRLVYSNAKDNPPLDAIWNEDKQKWVENDSSFRARIMLAYEAFSTAGPEGAYIFHALELDGVRDIADAAVYSEEDGATYSVGLFADAYSANWRATPFKSRHENAPVLAPEALIVVMPTLEYGEVNQALLDRAFQAVTSKDVRPIGDNVRIEPAKKISYDIEVVLSYAPGADVETLREAALYRLTEYAKARRRIGLAIQREVIGGRAAIDNGVTVEVVSPPHDILPGSKGYGEVGNIIVRTLQTRGSWRDD from the coding sequence ATGAGCCGATTTATAGCCCCTAACCTTGCCGATCTTGGTGATGTTCCGCAGACCGTACCAATCGACTTTGAAGAGATCAAGCAAAGCCGCGATGACTATCTGAAAGCTGCCTTAAAAGCATCCGGCATTGACTATGATGTTACCAATCTTGAAACCGACCCTTTGGTGATTGCCTATAGTGAAGGCGGCGGCTATCAGGAAATGAAATTTCGCCAAAGAGTAAATGAGGCAATCCGTGGGCTTTCGCTTGCAACAGCGCTTGGTGGCGATCTTGATCACATTGGTGTAACCTATGCAGGTGGCATTAGCCGCCTTGTATATAGCAACGCAAAAGACAATCCGCCACTTGATGCCATTTGGAATGAAGACAAACAAAAATGGGTTGAAAATGACAGCTCATTTCGCGCTCGCATCATGCTGGCTTATGAAGCATTTTCAACTGCCGGACCTGAAGGGGCATATATTTTCCATGCGCTTGAACTTGATGGCGTGCGCGACATTGCAGATGCTGCGGTTTATTCTGAGGAAGATGGCGCCACTTATTCGGTCGGGTTATTTGCCGACGCTTATAGCGCAAATTGGCGGGCTACGCCGTTTAAAAGCCGTCATGAAAATGCACCAGTACTTGCGCCTGAAGCGTTAATTGTGGTTATGCCAACGCTTGAATATGGCGAGGTTAACCAAGCCTTACTGGATCGTGCCTTTCAAGCGGTTACATCAAAAGATGTGCGACCAATTGGCGATAATGTGCGTATTGAGCCTGCAAAAAAGATAAGTTACGACATTGAAGTTGTTTTATCTTATGCGCCCGGTGCCGATGTCGAAACTTTACGTGAAGCAGCATTATACCGTTTGACAGAATACGCTAAAGCGCGTCGCCGCATTGGCCTTGCTATCCAGCGTGAGGTTATTGGTGGCCGTGCAGCCATTGATAATGGTGTAACCGTTGAAGTAGTCAGCCCACCGCACGATATTTTGCCCGGTTCTAAGGGTTATGGTGAAGTTGGGAACATCATTGTACGAACACTACAAACACGAGGCTCATGGCGTGACGATTGA
- a CDS encoding phage tail protein I: MTIDEKIKAMQPIASAILPPNAKAIERAILTAELARIASVSPEIILTIWNPWNCPVALLPFLAQAVSVDVWSNKWSESQKRRVIAASPKIHRLKGTRGAVETALSAFDLDARLIEWWEEDERHGTFRVEIGYYNGSPIFDADLQKAALEAVIAAKPKTRVFTSRAVIKARAELYLSAVSKGSFLAIAHPFQFSGATVLSDIFIGATPALLFAATAHPKI, from the coding sequence GTGACGATTGATGAAAAAATCAAGGCTATGCAGCCTATTGCAAGCGCCATATTGCCGCCGAACGCAAAAGCGATAGAGCGTGCTATATTAACGGCAGAACTTGCCCGTATTGCAAGTGTCTCGCCTGAAATTATTCTAACCATCTGGAACCCATGGAATTGCCCAGTAGCACTGCTGCCTTTTTTGGCGCAGGCTGTATCGGTTGATGTTTGGTCCAATAAATGGTCAGAAAGCCAAAAACGGCGAGTAATAGCAGCCTCCCCCAAAATACACCGCTTAAAGGGCACGCGAGGTGCTGTTGAAACAGCCCTATCAGCTTTCGATTTAGATGCAAGACTGATTGAGTGGTGGGAAGAAGATGAGCGTCATGGCACTTTTAGAGTGGAAATCGGCTATTACAATGGCAGCCCTATTTTTGACGCAGATTTGCAAAAGGCTGCACTTGAGGCAGTGATTGCCGCTAAGCCTAAAACGCGCGTTTTTACATCGCGAGCAGTTATCAAGGCGAGAGCCGAGCTTTATCTTAGTGCGGTTAGTAAAGGCAGCTTTTTAGCCATTGCCCACCCATTTCAATTTTCAGGCGCAACTGTACTAAGTGACATTTTTATCGGCGCTACACCTGCTTTGCTGTTTGCGGCAACAGCTCACCCTAAAATATAG
- a CDS encoding phage tail protein has product MAQQTFALMTTKGRAKEAAALASSKSINISHIAIGSGETVPSGGETKLYREVLRKAISGNGLVAGSENTAYFDIFLSATEGPFTIREAGLLDDEGDLIAIAYYDPPINKPVPTSGQTVEGIIRIEVAFSNIANITIKVDPSLNVPLQRLTTTPWVPVKAIDLATPPTNPNIGDSYIIGSNSTGVWAAQAGKLTEFTQAGWAIIATPDGHGVGLPDGRVFTKVNGQYIELLASQNYVANYRIPSRQLLNPPFVAVKAIDISAPPVQLAIGDTYLVPTNATGLWSGKGGQLAEWVGANWIFTLTPNGHSIGLPDGRVFIKVNGQYIEKIALDSQSCKWNYAEAQGTANELTATLNPAPARYYDGMMVVITPKSTTSSKTPSINLNELGARNIVNPDGSVLAVGALKANTKILLVFDAKLNSFCVLTSEKQPGQAIAFAASGYRWTSAAQNVLTKAIVGTTKRFDTHDAYNASTGIFTCPFEAVYTFNFSWWFEDINHGTWVYIAVNGEMIAESSSNSRGRVLSVSITTRLKKGDTVETYIRQGATGAMNWIENPGVYYTTLSGVAIGI; this is encoded by the coding sequence ATGGCACAACAAACATTTGCTTTAATGACAACTAAAGGACGCGCTAAAGAAGCTGCAGCCTTAGCAAGTAGCAAAAGCATCAATATTAGCCACATTGCAATTGGCTCTGGTGAAACCGTGCCATCAGGCGGTGAAACCAAGCTTTACCGAGAAGTGTTACGCAAAGCAATTAGTGGTAATGGGTTGGTGGCAGGCAGTGAAAATACCGCCTATTTCGATATATTTTTAAGCGCAACCGAGGGACCGTTTACCATTCGTGAAGCGGGCCTTTTAGATGATGAAGGCGATTTAATTGCCATTGCTTATTATGACCCGCCTATTAACAAGCCAGTGCCGACTTCAGGCCAAACCGTCGAGGGCATCATTCGCATTGAAGTAGCCTTTTCAAATATTGCCAATATCACAATTAAAGTTGACCCTTCCTTAAATGTACCTTTGCAACGCTTAACAACCACGCCTTGGGTCCCAGTTAAAGCGATTGACCTTGCTACGCCCCCAACCAACCCTAATATTGGTGATAGCTATATTATTGGCAGCAATTCAACTGGAGTTTGGGCGGCACAAGCAGGGAAACTAACCGAATTTACTCAAGCGGGTTGGGCTATCATTGCAACGCCAGATGGCCACGGTGTTGGCCTACCTGACGGGCGTGTTTTTACGAAAGTAAATGGCCAATATATAGAGCTTTTAGCAAGCCAAAATTATGTTGCTAACTACCGTATACCATCAAGACAATTGTTAAATCCGCCATTTGTGGCGGTGAAGGCAATTGATATATCAGCGCCACCCGTTCAGCTTGCTATTGGTGACACTTATCTTGTTCCCACCAATGCCACGGGATTATGGTCTGGTAAAGGTGGGCAATTGGCTGAATGGGTTGGCGCAAACTGGATTTTTACCCTTACACCAAATGGTCACAGCATTGGCTTACCAGATGGGCGGGTTTTTATAAAAGTTAACGGCCAATACATTGAAAAAATTGCCCTTGATAGCCAAAGTTGCAAATGGAATTATGCCGAGGCACAAGGCACAGCAAATGAGTTAACTGCAACACTTAATCCAGCCCCCGCCAGGTATTATGATGGCATGATGGTTGTTATAACGCCCAAATCCACTACTTCCTCGAAAACGCCCTCAATCAATTTAAACGAGCTAGGAGCGCGCAACATAGTTAACCCAGACGGCTCTGTATTGGCAGTGGGTGCTTTAAAAGCCAATACGAAAATTTTATTGGTCTTTGATGCCAAACTAAATAGCTTTTGTGTTTTAACCTCTGAAAAACAACCCGGGCAAGCGATTGCATTTGCGGCAAGCGGGTATCGCTGGACGTCCGCAGCACAAAATGTTCTGACCAAGGCAATAGTTGGGACGACTAAACGCTTTGACACCCACGATGCGTATAACGCCTCTACGGGAATTTTTACTTGTCCATTTGAAGCAGTTTATACATTTAATTTTAGCTGGTGGTTTGAAGATATAAACCACGGCACATGGGTTTATATAGCCGTTAACGGGGAAATGATTGCTGAAAGCAGCTCTAATTCACGCGGACGTGTTTTATCAGTCTCAATCACAACCCGATTAAAAAAGGGGGATACGGTTGAAACCTATATTCGTCAGGGCGCGACGGGCGCAATGAATTGGATAGAAAACCCCGGCGTTTATTACACCACCCTAAGCGGCGTGGCTATAGGCATTTAG
- a CDS encoding phage tail sheath subtilisin-like domain-containing protein → MAAVSFHHGTRVFESAETPLLVRLAQTAVIGIIGTAPDADPQAFPLNKPVQILKPQDAALLGKTGTLAKALDSVYDTVICPVIIVRIQDAETAPALWANAIGDQISFTGVHAFRRSRALGLYQPKLLIAPSLTQSAASDGIASINVTIAGTGYKADSTFVSITGTGKGVEAEAIIDDGGAISAIIIKKPGYGFTGIPIVTISGDGNGATATANIGATMNPVVAELMGVTDKMRAVAYVDAPDTTDQAAVQYRGLINSGRIIVCDPKVLKFDTDKQYNVPEPSSAIFAALQAKMDLEQGFWWAGSNMPIAGIVGINRPIEYGAQSNYLNENRVNTIVNIDNEGFRAWGVWTCDSDLMWQFIPVRRTADAINEGVEKAYLKFVDKPFSVANLKFMVEGARTFFRTMELEGAILPGWDVWLLESNTDGEMAQGIIKLGVQFEPPAPMVDIRITAHRNIASYTLLLNKVAQEINSGSLAAN, encoded by the coding sequence GTGGCAGCTGTATCTTTTCACCACGGCACCCGCGTTTTTGAATCTGCTGAAACACCCTTGTTGGTGCGCCTTGCACAAACGGCTGTCATTGGCATTATTGGCACTGCGCCCGATGCTGACCCGCAAGCCTTTCCATTAAATAAACCCGTGCAGATATTAAAGCCACAAGATGCGGCTCTGCTTGGCAAAACTGGCACATTGGCAAAGGCACTCGATTCCGTTTATGACACTGTTATTTGTCCAGTCATCATCGTGCGCATCCAAGACGCGGAAACAGCGCCAGCCTTATGGGCAAACGCAATCGGCGACCAGATTTCTTTTACCGGCGTTCATGCCTTTCGTCGCAGCCGCGCCCTTGGATTATATCAACCCAAATTGCTTATTGCCCCAAGCCTTACTCAAAGCGCGGCAAGTGACGGCATCGCATCAATCAATGTAACTATTGCAGGAACTGGCTATAAGGCCGACAGTACTTTTGTTAGCATTACTGGTACAGGCAAAGGCGTTGAAGCTGAAGCAATTATTGATGATGGTGGAGCAATTAGTGCCATCATTATTAAAAAGCCAGGCTATGGCTTTACTGGCATACCTATTGTAACAATTAGCGGTGATGGTAATGGCGCAACAGCAACAGCCAATATTGGCGCAACCATGAACCCAGTTGTTGCAGAACTCATGGGTGTTACCGATAAAATGCGCGCGGTTGCCTATGTTGATGCCCCAGATACTACCGACCAAGCAGCCGTGCAATATCGCGGCCTAATCAATTCAGGACGCATTATTGTATGTGATCCAAAAGTGCTAAAATTTGACACCGATAAGCAGTATAATGTGCCAGAGCCTTCATCTGCAATCTTTGCTGCATTGCAAGCCAAAATGGATCTTGAACAAGGCTTCTGGTGGGCAGGCTCTAATATGCCGATTGCCGGTATTGTTGGCATCAACCGCCCGATTGAATATGGTGCCCAATCCAATTACCTTAACGAAAACCGCGTTAATACCATTGTCAATATTGACAATGAAGGCTTTCGTGCATGGGGCGTTTGGACGTGCGACAGTGATTTAATGTGGCAATTTATACCCGTGCGCCGCACTGCCGATGCCATAAATGAAGGTGTTGAAAAAGCCTATTTGAAATTTGTCGATAAGCCATTTTCTGTGGCCAATCTCAAATTCATGGTTGAAGGAGCACGCACATTTTTCCGAACGATGGAGCTTGAAGGCGCAATCTTGCCCGGTTGGGATGTCTGGCTCTTAGAAAGCAACACCGATGGTGAGATGGCACAAGGCATCATTAAACTAGGCGTCCAGTTTGAGCCACCTGCCCCAATGGTTGATATTCGCATAACGGCCCACCGCAATATTGCCAGCTATACATTGTTGCTGAACAAAGTTGCGCAGGAAATCAATTCAGGCTCGCTCGCCGCAAATTGA
- a CDS encoding phage major tail tube protein has product MSDLPRYILRNCTIFVDQVSQIGQAKSVNLPVPTEKMEELRNAGMVMPIDVPMGYEKAEASFKLTSFDPQVISLFGLKVGAEREFMITGALAHETGDTVSAVGYIRGRLMKHDAGDWSPGEMSENDYTISVRYYRLEVAGRVIIEMDPFNVSVGGVSQTSSIRQALLA; this is encoded by the coding sequence ATGTCTGATTTGCCGCGTTATATTTTACGCAATTGCACTATTTTTGTTGATCAGGTCTCCCAGATTGGTCAAGCAAAATCTGTTAATTTACCCGTGCCTACCGAAAAAATGGAAGAGCTGCGCAATGCAGGCATGGTTATGCCGATTGATGTGCCCATGGGTTATGAAAAGGCTGAAGCCTCATTCAAGCTAACTAGTTTTGACCCGCAGGTTATCTCTCTATTTGGCTTAAAAGTCGGTGCAGAGCGTGAGTTTATGATTACTGGTGCTTTGGCCCATGAAACAGGTGATACGGTAAGTGCTGTTGGCTATATTCGCGGTCGGTTAATGAAGCATGATGCTGGCGACTGGTCGCCCGGTGAAATGAGTGAAAATGATTACACAATCTCGGTTCGCTATTACCGATTAGAAGTTGCTGGCCGCGTTATCATCGAAATGGATCCCTTTAATGTATCGGTTGGTGGTGTTTCGCAGACCAGTAGCATTCGCCAAGCGCTATTAGCGTAA